ACTCGTCAACGCGCGAACTAAGACCAGTACTCGCGCCTCCGCCATCTTCAGATGTTCGACACGAAGGTCTGATTGGAAATCGGATGTCGTTTCATTTCTCGTGATCTCGGCGAGAATTGCCTTCGCGCGATCGATTGCCAGCGCGAATCGGTTGGATGTCGAGAGAGTCATGATCGAAGACGCGTTCGTCAAAATCGCGGGGGCGACGAGAAACGTGAGTAACGCGAATGGGTTGTTGTCGACGAATTGCACGATTCACCTGCCTTCCCCGAATCGTCCCGCGTCTGAATAAACATTGAACCGGTTGTCCCGAACGAAACCGAGCAAGGTCATTGAAGTCTCTCGAGCCAAACTGACTGCGAGACTTGATGGTGCACCGACGGCGGCCACCACCGGTATACCGGCCATGGCCGCTTTTTGAATGAGTTCGAAGCTGGCTCGCCCACTGACCAACAGCAGTCTGTCGATTAATGGCAATTTGCCTTCGAGTAGTTCGGAGCCGATCAATTTGTCGAGTGCGTTGTGTCGGCCCACGTCTTCGAATAAGGAAAGGAGATTGCCTGACTCATCAAACAACGCCGACGCATGAAGGCCTCCAGTTCGATGGAAATTGGCTTGCGCTTCACGTTGCGTCCCTGGCAATCCGTGAATCACTTCGGTCCTGACACGTGGGGCTCCATGGTTCACCTGATATCGTCTTGCGGTGAAGACAGCAGCGATGGTTCGCTTGCCGCAGACTCCGCAACTCGACGAGACAAATGAGTGCCGGTTGAATTTTGCGGCATCGATTCGCACTGACGGCTTTAACGTCGCTTGAACGACATTGGAGGAGGTGGATTGAATGTCGACAAGATCATTTTCGCTCTGGATCATTCCTTCAGTGAATAAGAAGCCAGCCGCTAATTCGACATCGTTTCCAGGCGTACGCATCGTGACGGCGATGGAATACGGACGTATTCCATCAGTTCCATGAAGTAACAACTCAATCTCCAGAGGCTCTTCAATCGACAGTTCATCTTCTTCGGCAGAATTCGTGACGTTGTCGACGCTGATGATTGGCACCGTCGTGACGCTGGCGCTGTAAAGTCGCATGGGGGTGTCCAACTCGATGCGTATTGTCTGGAACAGAGCTGCAAGGTCAGTTCACGCTGCTGACATGACACATCAGTGCGGATTTCCGAGTTCACGTGCGTCGACCTTTTCACGAATCGAGCGGAAAAGGACGGTGAAGTAGCCAGCGATCAGAATGATGCCGACAAGCCACCAACTCAGAGCTGTCCTCAAGCTTGAAGAGGACGAGGCGGTGTTGTAAGCCGTGAGGCCAAATGAGGAATCAATCGTCGACCGCAACCAGAACGGAAAATTCCCGATCATTGTTGCGGCGATCAAGCCTAAGAGAAATGCAGATGACGAAGCAAAGGCGGCCAATTCTCTTTTGGAATTCATAAAATGAAATACGCCCCAGATACCTCCGATTGCGAGTGATACAAAGAGCACGGACCAGGGGCGATTCACAAGGGTGATGAAAAGATCTCGCTGAACCCATAGGGTGGCCAACGTCACAAGAGCCCAAAGAACAACAATGCAACGCCAGATCGCCGCGGCATAAGTCTGGCTACGCGCGTGAACTGGTCCGCTGGTTCTCCACACAAGAAACAGCGCACCATGACCGGCCAAGGCGACAAGGGTAAATAGCCCTACCAGAACGGTATAGCAGTCGAAGACGCCCGGCTGAGGACCAGGCATGAAACTCGTGAAGAGTGGCATCGCATTTAATCCATCGGCATCAAGTGGGACACCGCGAACCAGATTCCCGAGCGTCGCACCGAAGACGACCGCGAGGGCTATCGACGCGCAGGAAAAGACGGCATCCCAGAACTGCCGCCACACCAGATTCTCCTGATGAGATCGGAATGCAATCGCGAGCCCGCGAAGGATCAAGAGCCAAAGTACAATCATCAGTGCCAGGTAAAAGCCGCTGAAGGCAGTCGAGTAGGTCAGGGGAAAGGCCATGAAGAGGGCTCCGCCTGCCGCAATCAACCACACTTCGTTGCCATCCCAAATGGGGCCGATTGCCGCAAGAACGATTCGCCGTTCCTCATCGTTACGCGCCACAAAGTGATGCATGATGCCCACCCCAAAATCGAACCCGTCCAAAACAGCGTAAATCGCGAGCATTGCAGCGATAATCACGAACCAAACGGCCTCCATCCCAGACTCCTACTTAAGCGCCACCGGGCCACGATTGATTTCTTTCAGTACGTTGATCACGAACAACAGCCCAAGAAGTAAGTACAACCCCGCAAATCCCAGCAGCGTGAAGACGACATCTCCGGGATTGACTTTCAACGAGCCTGCATCAGCCGTCCGCATCAATCCGTGGATAATCCAAGGTTGCCGACCAAGTTCCGCAGTCCACCAGCCGGCGGTCGTGGCGATATAAGGAAAGGGAAATGACAGCATCAGAACCCACAGCATCGCTCGGGTTTGCAGTAGTCGCCCTTGCCAGAGCAGGAACGATGCGACTCCCATCACCAGTGTCAACAATGTGCCAAGCCCGACCATGATGTGATAGCTGTAGTAGAGCAGCTCGACGTTGTCAGGCCATTGGTCCTGGGGATAGTCGTTGAGTCCTTTGACCTTGCTGCCAAACGTACCATACGCAAGGAAACTCAGGACTCCCGGAACGACGATCGGGTTCTCGAGTTTGAGTTCCGCGACATTGGGCTGCCCGATGATCGCAAGTTCTGCATAAGGCCCGCCTTCAAACAAGCCTTCCATTGCGGCCAAGGTCACAGGCTGCTTTTCGGACAGCATCTTTCCTTGTTGATCACCCGTAGGAAAGGCGACAAGGAGAATTGAGATCGCCCCTGCGATAATGCCGACCTTCAAGCAAATCCATGCATGCCTGGCATTCGCGCCCAATAGGGACCAGTAAGCTCCGACAGCTGCGACGACGAACGAAGCCGTCACGACCGAGGCCATCATATTGTGGGCGTATTGCCATAATGCCCAAGGGTTCAGCAAGTATTCCATCAGATTCGCCAAATGCAATCTGCCATCTTCTCCTAACGAATACCCAACTGGATGTTGCATGAAGGCATTTGTCACGATGATGAAATAGCCGGATAGCCAAGAACCAAGGAATAGGGCAAAAGCTGTGGCAAAGTGCCGTTGGGGACTCATTCGTTTTTCGCCATACAGAAAGAGTCCAAGAAATGAGGATTCAAGAAAGAACGCAAAAATTCCTTCCATTGCTAACGTGTGCCCGACAATTTCCCCTGCGAAGTTCGAGAAGCGGGCCCAGTTCGTGCCGAATTGAAATTCGAGTGGAATTCCAGTCACGACACCCATGGCGAAGTTGAGTGCAAAGATGCGAGCCCAGAATCGGGCGACCTCGTTGTACGACTCCTCACCCGTGCGAAGTGCCAGAAACTTAATGACCAAAATCAGCAACGCGAGCCCCATGGTCAGTTGAGGAAACAGATAGTGATACGTAATCGAAAATGCGAACTGAATTCTGTGCCAGGGCAATCCATCACTCATCGAATCTCTCCCGCAACTCATTGACGGACTCGACTGTCTACACTCAGCATGCGTCTGACGGATTTTGAAATGCGTACGCGTCATCCGACTCGTCGCCGCTCGGGCGGTCGAAGCATGCAAAATCTCTCTCTAAGATGATTCGCATCATGGCATTCTCGGCGACCTGTTCATGATCGAATCCGACGCGGTCACTACCGCGCCATTCTCTGGCATCGCTTCCGTCGATGAACAGCACGAGCCTTCCACTGCCGTAATTGGCCCGGGGCTGTCCACGATGAGCATTTCCAATTTCGACGGAACAGCTGAAAGCGACTGAGCGTCCAGGGCCAAGCCTTAACGCTTCCTGGGTTTGATCAGTTGTGACCAACTCATCGAGGCCCTTACGATCACGTCGCAATCGAATCGCAGTTCCCTTGATCCTCAATTTCATGGTGCTCTTTCCGCTGAAATCTTCAGGGGCATTGACTGCGGCGAGCATTTGAATGCAGACGATACCTGCATAGGTATGGCATTTATCTAATCGCACCAGCAGGGGCCCGCTGTGTCGCCTTCAGGCAACAACCAT
This genomic interval from Schlesneria paludicola DSM 18645 contains the following:
- the fdhD gene encoding formate dehydrogenase accessory sulfurtransferase FdhD, whose amino-acid sequence is MRLYSASVTTVPIISVDNVTNSAEEDELSIEEPLEIELLLHGTDGIRPYSIAVTMRTPGNDVELAAGFLFTEGMIQSENDLVDIQSTSSNVVQATLKPSVRIDAAKFNRHSFVSSSCGVCGKRTIAAVFTARRYQVNHGAPRVRTEVIHGLPGTQREAQANFHRTGGLHASALFDESGNLLSLFEDVGRHNALDKLIGSELLEGKLPLIDRLLLVSGRASFELIQKAAMAGIPVVAAVGAPSSLAVSLARETSMTLLGFVRDNRFNVYSDAGRFGEGR
- the cydB gene encoding cytochrome d ubiquinol oxidase subunit II gives rise to the protein MEAVWFVIIAAMLAIYAVLDGFDFGVGIMHHFVARNDEERRIVLAAIGPIWDGNEVWLIAAGGALFMAFPLTYSTAFSGFYLALMIVLWLLILRGLAIAFRSHQENLVWRQFWDAVFSCASIALAVVFGATLGNLVRGVPLDADGLNAMPLFTSFMPGPQPGVFDCYTVLVGLFTLVALAGHGALFLVWRTSGPVHARSQTYAAAIWRCIVVLWALVTLATLWVQRDLFITLVNRPWSVLFVSLAIGGIWGVFHFMNSKRELAAFASSSAFLLGLIAATMIGNFPFWLRSTIDSSFGLTAYNTASSSSSLRTALSWWLVGIILIAGYFTVLFRSIREKVDARELGNPH
- a CDS encoding cytochrome ubiquinol oxidase subunit I, with amino-acid sequence MSDGLPWHRIQFAFSITYHYLFPQLTMGLALLILVIKFLALRTGEESYNEVARFWARIFALNFAMGVVTGIPLEFQFGTNWARFSNFAGEIVGHTLAMEGIFAFFLESSFLGLFLYGEKRMSPQRHFATAFALFLGSWLSGYFIIVTNAFMQHPVGYSLGEDGRLHLANLMEYLLNPWALWQYAHNMMASVVTASFVVAAVGAYWSLLGANARHAWICLKVGIIAGAISILLVAFPTGDQQGKMLSEKQPVTLAAMEGLFEGGPYAELAIIGQPNVAELKLENPIVVPGVLSFLAYGTFGSKVKGLNDYPQDQWPDNVELLYYSYHIMVGLGTLLTLVMGVASFLLWQGRLLQTRAMLWVLMLSFPFPYIATTAGWWTAELGRQPWIIHGLMRTADAGSLKVNPGDVVFTLLGFAGLYLLLGLLFVINVLKEINRGPVALK
- a CDS encoding DUF7009 family protein, which translates into the protein MLAAVNAPEDFSGKSTMKLRIKGTAIRLRRDRKGLDELVTTDQTQEALRLGPGRSVAFSCSVEIGNAHRGQPRANYGSGRLVLFIDGSDAREWRGSDRVGFDHEQVAENAMMRIILERDFACFDRPSGDESDDAYAFQNPSDAC